The following is a genomic window from Puntigrus tetrazona isolate hp1 chromosome 20, ASM1883169v1, whole genome shotgun sequence.
TGTGCAGGTCTTCGGTGCCCTCGTCAGGGCCCAGCCTAATTCAGGATGGTGTATACGGGGACCCAGCTGGGCGTATCGGTGCTAGTTTTATTCTGCACTGTGGCGCCGTCTCCTGGTCaggcatatatatatgctgtaagTGTCTGCTTTCAGGCTTGGTTTTATAGACGTTTTTATGGTACAGACCATTTGTGGCACCAAAgtcaatataaatgttataatgtgAAGCAATCGATTGCAGCTGCTAATGGCCTATTTTCTTTTCCATGCAGCATTACAGTAACATGACCTCCATGCTGTTTGAGGATCTGCCTGCCCTCTTTGGCTCTCCTCTGCCAAAAGATGGACTCATGGTAATAAATCCCTATTGCTGGACTTGTAGTTTAAGCCAGTAAATAAAGAAACTGCATACGAGCGACTAACTTCTTTATcttgtgttctctctctctctctctctctatcccaGGGTGTGCTGGTCGAAGCTCGTCCTCAAAATGCCTGCACACCTATAGATCCTCCTCCTGTTTCTCCCACACCCTCTGATCCCAACAGCACTACAAAATACATAGTCTTAATTCGACGCTATGACTGCAACTTCGACATCAAGGTTAAAATCCTCGCATAGCCGTGCTATTCCAATAGATTCCAAAACATGGGCTGTAAAAGTTGAAGTGTAAAGTAATATGGTCAACTGAAAACATGTGACAAGAGACGTCTTCTGGGGAAAAAGTAGTACACTTTGGACACCTACGCTTCTGACTACATACTTATTTTTGGAAATTATgtactttaaaagaatatacttAAGTGTGGAGTAAATGTAATGGTTTTGGCCGTGCTTTTTGACCCACCCAAGTAGGACTTAAGTGCATCTTTATGTATGATCTCATAATTACTTCTATTGTCTTGGAAATATGCTTACTGCCTAATGTACCGACAGGCATTTAAGATAAGCTCAAATACTTTAATCTCAATGAAAATGTGTCATGCAAACTGAATGTATTTGTAATGATAGAGCCACAAGCACAATgtagttcatttaaaacattactttttaatgtgaCGTCAAGTCTATTATATTAGTAAGATTTAGTAAACTAAGTGTACTTCTTTCAAGGATGActaaagattattaaaacattatgattaagaagaaaaacttttaatttgacattattacaaagAGAATTTTGGTGATTAAAGTAAATTGAAAtgagcaaaataaaattaataaaaaaatctagtaGTAAATCTAAGATTTCAATACAATGAAGCTGATCTGTTATCGAGTGTCAAGGCTATTGTAATGTTAGTAACTTTGTAAGGTCACAGGTATATTTGACAATGTTATACAATGACCAACATAATATGtgagcaatatatatatatatattttttttttttctcttaggTGCTCCACGCACAGCAGGCTGGTTTCAGTGCAGCCATAGTCCACAACATGTACTCTAATTCACTTCTCAGTATGGGATACAGCAATGGTGAGTGGGgttgtctcacacacacacacacacacacatactctcttaGGAAATCATGGGAAATAACACCTGTGCACCTTCATAGGTTTGATGCATATACGTAATCAGAATACTGCAGTCTTATTGGTAACTGAAGACGATCGAAAAGctttaataaatgaacatatcAGCAGTGGCGGATGTATAGAATGTTTGAAGCGTAACTATGgaatttctgtcattttgaacatttcagtACGCTCGATCCCCTACTGAAAGGGGTTGAAGACACTTGTAAGACTTTTACATACTTTATGATTTTGTGATCTAGTCTCATCTCCGTTGTTTTTGTTCAGACACCATTGCAGAGGAGATTGAGATTCCCTCTGTGTTCACAAGCTACTATGCCTCTCAGATACTGCGCAGCTTTATCATACCAGAGAAGGGGTGAGAATCGTATAGTCTACACGCATTCTTTCACATAAAGGAAACAAAGATAGATATATGATCATTTGTATACACCTGCACAAcgtcctcaaaaaaaaaaaggaacaaaagctgtcactgaggcGGTACTATCTCAAAAGGTGCTCCTTTGTACCTTATTTCCCTTACatcatttaaagtatatttttaaaaggtggACAGTGTACTCCACtagcattaaaacaaatgtacgTGGAAATTAAGTAGTCGACAACTGTCATACAGaatttaaaaattcttaaatacaGAACAGATTACAGAGTTTCTGGTAATGTATGCTCTTTTAAACAGtacacctttttttatttaaaattcataacaTGAATGCTTAAGCACAATTTAAATTTGTGTACGACTTTAATTTCAATCAGAGAGCATAGCGATAAGCTTACCATCTTTTAGGgcaaagtagttttttttaacggTTGTATGTGTAACTTTGTTTGTTGACCCACTTTGCTTCAGGGCTTATGTGATTCTAAAGCCCGAGTTCTCCTTTCCCCTGGCTTACTATCTCATCCCTTTCACTGGAGTCGTTGGCATGATCATCATTGTCATGGTCATCATACTGGTCAGTGCTGCTTTATAGACGTCTGAAAGTACAGGTGTCTAGAACGtgatttcatcattttaatttaatgctcaCTTAttcttgaaatgaaaaaaataaacatcctATAAGAAACGTAGACGTCCAAATAATGCTATTATTACTACTgttaattatttagatttttatattggATGGTACATGCAGGATGAGCACCAAAAGTTCACTCGTGAGAAGCAGACTTACGAAAACCTTTGGCGTTAacgttctgttttttttaattggtcaAGATTGTGCGGTGCGTGCAGCACAGGAAGAGACTTCGGAAAAACAGGCTCTCCAAAGAACAGCTAAAGAAAATCCCCACGCACAAGTTTGTTAAAGGTGAGCAAGAGACTTTATTAAAGGTTTATCAAACATTGCATAAACTTTATGAAATGCATCTGTAATGTGCCTTTATTTACCACAGGAAACAAAAATGGTAATTTACTGAAATGCAATATGCATTGACAAAATATAGTCAAGGTACAAGGACATTTCACAACATAGAAATTGATCACGGttgggttttttatttttttgacattaaatgattttgatgaattaaatttaaaactaaaaagcatACAAGTAATTTTTTGGcacttaaaaaaagttaaataaatgttaacctGAAAGGACATTTCAGCTAGTTTCTAAAACTAATGAttaataatgctgaaatcaCACGTATAACTGTTATTTCATATAAAGAAAATCACTGATCGCTAGTGTCAGAGTCCAGGATGGGTCTGAGCAAATTTGTTCTGCTAGATCATCTAGCACTTTAGTgattgcgttttttttttccccaggtgATAATTATGATGTGTGTGCGATCTGCCTTGATGAATATGAAGAGGGAGATAAGCTGAGAGTGCTGCCCTGTTCCCATGGTAAGTGAGCTGCTcgagtctgcatttatttgcaaagtGTGAACCTTTACACCTCTgtccaatattttatttagtctttcTGTTTGATTTTGTGAATAGGCaacaacatttgaaatattgagATGATTGGACCTAATTAGAGACGCATTAGAGGTTTCTCACACGTAAAAAAACAAGTAGACTGTTTGACaagtatttccatttttaatggaaatttaaaattgacattttgtcACCCGTGAGTTCACCTACATAGAAATCCAAACAACGGTGAATGACTGCAGGCAAAAGTGATGATTTCACTAACAAATTTACATCAATTACTTTACTTACTATATTTTGgtatattattgcaatttaaaatagctatttgaaaatgtcttaaaattataaaaaagctgaattcactgcatcattactccagtcttcagtctcaCGTAATGCTTTAGAAGgcattctaataaaaaaaaaaagaaattaattatatttatgagCACTTAAATGCAGCCCTGGATAGCATGAGTTTTAAAGATCtaaaaaagaaactattaaTGTTTTCAGACTTGCGACAAGTACTGCATGTATTGTTATGATagcatttttaaaggaaaaggaGCTCATTTTTTTGTCCCCGTTTAGAATACCTTAACatagttatgtttttttcccttacTCAGCTTACCACTGCAGATGTGTGGACCCCTGGCTGACCCAAACTAAGAAGACCTGCCCGGTGTGCAAGCAACGCGTGACCCGTCCCAACCCAGAATATTCAGAGTCTTCAGATTCCGACGGAGAGTCAGGCCCGCACGAGGCTgacgaggaagaggaaggagCGACCAGCGAGGCTGATTCGGAGCGCACACCTCTCCTTCGTCCCTCCAACCCCGCGTCCCCCGCCTCCTCCAGCCCGCCTCCCACTTACGCCTCCACGGTGACGTCAGAGGCAGCCGTCGCCACGGTGACGACCTCCGCCCAGTGCTTGCCGCACGCGCCGCAGCCCGACGTGCCCCTGCTGGGATACGATGAGTACTACTCGCCCATAGAGGACTCGGATGAAGGTactgatgaggaggaggaggaggagggtcaCCCCTCAGATAGCGATACCACAGAGCTTATCGGACGGGGCGCTGTGCGAGTCTGAGGGGTCGAACGCAGACGGCTTTGGTCGTTATAGGGTGTGTTTTCTCTGTTGCATATCACAGAGCTCATATTACGCTCCCTTCTTTTGGCGCACTCCAGTCTCTTCGGATATGCATACACCTAGCTAGTGCGATCAACACTACACGGCACATGTGTAACAGTTCACCGCTTCTGACACAACTACATTGTAATCACTCAGATGTACGTGATTCACTGAATCTTTTCTACCCCAAAATTTGGTCCGCGTCCAAATAGAAAAGTACGTTTTTGAAGCGTATGAAACCGTTTCTTAACAAAAAAGTCCACCTATAAATGAGTCAGTTAGAACAGATAATTAAAACCGTTGCAAACCGATATGAAAACATGGGAAAGAGGCAGACGTTCGAGCTGATTggttgtgtttgattagggaGACTTGTGAAATGCTCTTCTGCAAGACGGCGACGGCAAGCctgaaattagattttaaagttACGTCGCAGATAGAATGATGTGTGAATGATGGtggttcacacaaaaaaaattttcattttagaccCGTACGACTTCTATTAATCTTCAAACACAAATTAGGATATATTAAATACGCTCTCATCTGTTGAATGTCGACGCAATGaactatttaatgcattaaaaacggAAAAAATAAGTCcgaattagtgctgtcaaatatgattaatcatgattaattgcatccaaaagaaatgtttttgtttacataatatatatacacacacacacacacacacacacacacacacacacacaatgtgtgtgtttagatgcataaatatatgtaattgatattatagaataatttcaaatgaatatatacatgcatttgtatttttatatatacataatatatatagtacacacacacattttatatatatatatatatatatatatgtatgtatatatatatatatgtgtatgtgtatatatatatatatatatatatatatatatatatgtatatatatatatgtatatatatatatatatatatgtgtatgtgtatatatatatatatatatatatatatatatatatatatatatatatatatatatatatatatatatatatatatatatatatgtgtgtatatatatatatatatatatatatatatatatatatatatatatatatatatatatatatatatatatatatatatatgtatatatatatatatatatatatatatatatatatatatatatatatatatatatatatatatatgtatgtatgtatgtatatatatatatatatatatatatatatatatatatatatatatatatatatatatatatatatatatatatatatatatatatatatatatatatatatatatatgtgtatatatatatatatatatgtgtatatatatatatatatatatgtgtatatatatatatatgtgtgtgtgtgtgttaatacattttttttttatgcaattaatcTGAAGAACTGatttaaatgatgcatttatttgttttaggcttttttttcGTGTATCAACTTTAATCAACACGCATGCATAGAAGACATCAAAGTatggtaaaatattttgtataatgaTTTTCCTTTTACCGTATTTTGATGTGCTCGTTTATGTGTTTTTTCAAAGGTTATATGCGAGTAAAAGCCTAAATTAAACCAGTGATTGTGTCTCTTCAGTAGACTAAACTGATCAATTCATACTGATTCCTATTATAGCCTTttcataaacttaaaaaaaaaacctcaaagcTTTGGTTTAATAGACATTCAATGGTGGGACAGAAATCTGTCAAGTTTCATTAAAAGatatcttcatttgtattttgaagACAAATGTAGGTATTATGGGTTTAAAATGATatagtgagtaaatgataacgcTTAAAATTCTTGAACTATCCTTTTCAATTCTGATTTTCTCTTTTCACAAAGCTGACGTATGACTTTGCGAGATGTAGAATATAGCGCATTAATCatatggtttattttaatgctgattGGTTGTCATTTGGGGAGCTTAGTCGGCTTCCTTGTTCTACTAAATTTTTCCATTTGTGTTCCACCAagaaaaaacacttcaaaacaatggtgagtaaatggtaacagaatttaaaaaaagatcgCGTGggctattttttttgttgtcaccATTTATGTGCAATATGGACAGGTTGCCAGTTTGTAAATTagtcgttttattttatttatatttacagagGTCACACAAAAAGTATTGCAGACTAATTGGAAACTAATCTTTTAAAccgttttatgttatttttagttaaaacaaGTTTGAAGCGAGCAAACGATACCATTCCTACAGGACTTACTATGGATATGAATTGGTTTGGGTTATCACAGCAACCGAAAATCCTGTATAATCTGTCATTTTTTCTAATACATAAACTGACTGTATAAACCAGTTCCTTGTTCCTCTCTATCTACATTATGTAATGGCATTATTCTCTCTCATATTGATATACAAAGGTTGCagttaaaagttttattattgttattgatgCAAGCTGTAAAGCTGGATGGACAAACAGTCTTATTCTTTGTTTAATATAgatatttgcaatatttaatgCTAGCTGCTGTTTGAAATTCAAATTGACTTTGATCATAGCTCACAGTGTGTTGACATGATAGCAATGTTCATAACCTTTTACTGTCCTGTTGTCTGTACTAAATAAACCTGTGCCTccttcacattttcatttgtaaatgtaacgCCATCCGTTTCTTCCTTTAAATCATTAATCGGTGAAATGAATGTCatgtgtctgtttttctttcccaagctttatttttactgtgGTTCAAATCCAGTCTTTGACATAACTGACGTGGAAATCACAAATCGAATGTCAAGAagacaaaatatttagttcTAGTTGTGTCGATATGAAACGACACTATAATGCAGCGCActgggaagtgtgtgtgtgtgtgtgtgtgtgtgtctatctgtgtgtgtgtgtgtctatctatattctgaaggttttaCATAGAAATACTGctaaaacactcacacacactctctcttttgttagtttgtttgttttttcctcccTGATTTATggagtgattaaaaaaagttgtaaataaatataaacaaatatttgagatatttaattgtgtattattttctgTGGTTAAGAGTGAACAGGTTCTTTACATACCATCACGTATCTTAACCCATACTGTAGAGTGGCTTTGAAGGTTTGCCCAATTGAGTGCAAATATTAAATGATCTATTAATATCTATACAAGTTATACAATGATTTTCTTTGGATAAATATAAACTACCCGAActcctttaaaaacaacaaagtttAAATGGCACGTAATGAcgtatattataataaacatgtttCAGTGTTTGGAAGAGaattttatgccaaaataaaaaaataataaaaatatttatataataaaaagctatatttatatattatattattttaatccaTTAAGAAAATACCAGTATcaaattagattattttttttttagatgtttgttCAAAGAATTGCTCTTGTTTTTAGTAATAATTGGTAATTATTCATAATGAGACAAATCGCATTAAGTAGcattgttatgtttatgttacCACTCCCAAAATTCATGTTTcaaattaaaaccttaaaaacagaatatgaatctataaataataagtattaaatcgttaattatcattaattaagGTCACAAGGGctgacaaacaaaaatgtgcataattgCAAACAAACTGATAACTTATTAATACGCAACCTAGAAAA
Proteins encoded in this region:
- the rnf167 gene encoding E3 ubiquitin-protein ligase RNF167 is translated as MVYTGTQLGVSVLVLFCTVAPSPGQAYIYAHYSNMTSMLFEDLPALFGSPLPKDGLMGVLVEARPQNACTPIDPPPVSPTPSDPNSTTKYIVLIRRYDCNFDIKVLHAQQAGFSAAIVHNMYSNSLLSMGYSNDTIAEEIEIPSVFTSYYASQILRSFIIPEKGAYVILKPEFSFPLAYYLIPFTGVVGMIIIVMVIILIVRCVQHRKRLRKNRLSKEQLKKIPTHKFVKGDNYDVCAICLDEYEEGDKLRVLPCSHAYHCRCVDPWLTQTKKTCPVCKQRVTRPNPEYSESSDSDGESGPHEADEEEEGATSEADSERTPLLRPSNPASPASSSPPPTYASTVTSEAAVATVTTSAQCLPHAPQPDVPLLGYDEYYSPIEDSDEGTDEEEEEEGHPSDSDTTELIGRGAVRV